One Cardinium endosymbiont cEper1 of Encarsia pergandiella genomic region harbors:
- a CDS encoding N-acetylmuramoyl-L-alanine amidase produces MNMEYNIPKDSNESIIIDYSHPSKNFNRRISSLVMHYTALDLEESLTALTGQFTGVSAHYLVPKTALDGARKVFNLVPDHKRSWHAGVSAWKNRTNLNDTSIGIEIVNLGYKDENGKRIWEPFTDYQIETIILLAKQIVQDYGIKPTNIVGHADIAPGRKQDPGPFFPWKKLYENGVGAFYDASELDLKQKINIDIEQLQKDLKTYGYPVNITGTLDIDTRNTLISFQMHFRPSNYSGEPDAETVAILKNLIKKYCMI; encoded by the coding sequence ATGAATATGGAATATAATATCCCTAAGGATTCAAATGAATCCATAATAATTGATTATAGTCATCCTTCTAAGAATTTCAATCGGCGTATATCAAGTTTAGTGATGCACTATACCGCATTAGACTTGGAAGAGTCCTTAACCGCCTTAACAGGTCAATTTACAGGTGTTAGTGCTCATTATTTAGTTCCAAAAACAGCTCTAGATGGAGCAAGAAAAGTTTTTAATTTAGTACCTGATCATAAACGGTCTTGGCATGCAGGTGTTAGTGCATGGAAAAATCGTACTAATCTAAATGATACTTCTATAGGTATAGAAATAGTAAATTTAGGTTATAAAGACGAAAACGGTAAACGAATTTGGGAACCATTTACTGATTATCAAATAGAAACTATTATATTATTGGCTAAACAAATTGTTCAAGACTATGGTATTAAACCTACTAATATAGTAGGTCATGCTGACATAGCTCCTGGAAGAAAGCAAGACCCAGGTCCTTTTTTTCCTTGGAAGAAACTTTATGAAAATGGTGTAGGTGCTTTTTATGATGCATCCGAACTTGATTTAAAACAAAAAATCAACATAGATATTGAGCAACTTCAAAAGGACTTAAAAACGTATGGTTACCCCGTTAATATTACGGGTACATTAGATATAGATACACGAAATACATTAATATCATTTCAAATGCATTTTAGACCTAGTAACTATTCAGGTGAGCCCGATGCAGAAACAGTTGCGATTCTTAAAAATTTAATAAAGAAGTATTGTATGATTTGA